From Dehalococcoidales bacterium, the proteins below share one genomic window:
- a CDS encoding TIGR02391 family protein — protein MDKNRAISLLRQALDEIPSLKKKPYNNRDYPLWRSKINVVLEDTFGENSKEYKIFTNAGTRSDKALISLPILDDIANRQIYIMNLNSLETCLKSIIQKYELLLLNETPPLTESPIQLFDAMQFHSKVIEASRSLFESKHYAQAIFEAFKAVNNLVKEKSGKSQDGKDLMAKVFNESAPVIKLNDLETQSNKDEQEGFKFLFMGAMVGIRNPKAHDLVVQNDPYLTLEYLAFASLLLKRISFWIAKE, from the coding sequence ACGAGATTCCCTCTCTTAAGAAGAAGCCATATAACAACCGAGATTACCCTTTATGGCGTAGTAAGATAAATGTCGTTCTTGAAGACACCTTTGGTGAAAATTCGAAAGAATACAAAATATTTACAAATGCTGGGACACGGAGTGATAAAGCATTAATATCTCTACCCATATTAGACGATATTGCAAATCGCCAAATATACATAATGAACCTTAATAGTTTAGAGACCTGTTTAAAATCAATCATCCAGAAATATGAATTATTATTACTTAATGAAACGCCTCCGTTAACAGAATCCCCGATACAGCTTTTTGACGCTATGCAATTTCACTCCAAAGTGATTGAGGCGAGTAGGTCTCTATTTGAGAGCAAACACTACGCCCAAGCAATCTTTGAAGCATTCAAGGCTGTAAATAACCTTGTGAAGGAAAAGTCAGGCAAATCCCAAGATGGCAAGGACTTAATGGCAAAGGTATTTAACGAAAGTGCCCCTGTTATTAAACTTAATGACCTGGAAACGCAATCTAACAAAGACGAACAGGAAGGTTTTAAGTTCTTGTTTATGGGAGCCATGGTAGGTATAAGGAATCCTAAAGCTCATGATTTAGTGGTGCAAAATGACCCGTATCTAACCCTGGAATACTTGGCTTTTGCCAGTCTTCTACTTAAGAGAATTAGTTTTTGGATAGCAAAGGAGTAA